One Mugil cephalus isolate CIBA_MC_2020 chromosome 10, CIBA_Mcephalus_1.1, whole genome shotgun sequence genomic window carries:
- the herpud1 gene encoding homocysteine-responsive endoplasmic reticulum-resident ubiquitin-like domain member 1 protein codes for MEDSQQETISLVIKTPNQAQGDQTVEGVSLTWTVKDLKMHLSNIYPNKPTVSDQRLIYAGKLLLDHQNIKEIFRQTEPIPTLHLVCAIRTPPQGPLGARPKTKATVQPQASSPSPASSSPVQTPSMPEMRQRRPTSAAPAQTPPSPTGPPTWPPAAVPGAPQMTQPAFPNYSLYSPQQLLWLQHVYARQYYMQYQAALAAAGTVHSTPAGTVGQYPPVPAHQVAVPAPLANQNPINEHLPANQNHRPAQDGAFINPGEANQNMRVNAQGGPLVEDEDDMERDWLDWLYTAARLGVLLMIVYFNSNLSRLLLVMSTLLLMYLHTAGWFPFRRQAQAQGPNHLQPPEAVQRNRLPNQDPADDVADRPREEAGSEASEGPGPMEAVLVPPHRVSAMWTAWVFFKTFFSSLIPEVPQGMAN; via the exons ATGGAGGATTCTCAACAAGAGACGATCAGTTTGGTCATTAAAACGCCTAACCAGGCTCAGGGGGACCAAACCGTGGAAGGCGTCTCCCTGACGTGGACAGTGAAGGACCTGAAAATGCACCTGTCAAACATTTACCCCAACAAACCG ACTGTGAGCGACCAGAGGCTGATCTACGCTGGTAAACTGCTACTGGATCATCAGAACATTAAAGAGATCTTCAGACAG ACGGAGCCCATTCCCACGCTGCACCTGGTGTGTGCTATCAGGACTCCACCACAGGGGCCTCTGGGAGCCAGACCCAAG ACCAAAGCCACAGTGCAGCCACAAGCCTCCAGTCCATCGCCAGCGTCGTCCTCACCGGTCCAGACTCCCAGCATGCCGGAGATGAGGCAGAGGAGGCCGACGtctgctgctccagctcagACCCCACCATCTCCAACAGGACCTCCCACGTGGCCCCCTGCTGCAGT ACCTGGAGCTCCACAGATGACCCAGCCGGCTTTTCCTAACTACTCCCTGTACAGCCCTCAGCAGCTGCTGTGGCTCCAGCACGTCTACGCCAGACAATACTACATGCAATA CCAAGCCGCGTTGGCAGCAGCCGGCACCGTCCACTCGACGCCGGCCGGCACCGTCGGCCAGTACCCTCCAGTTCCCGCCCACCAAGTGGCCGTCCCAGCCCCCTTGGCCAACCAGAACCCCATCAACGAACACCTGCCGGCGAATCAGAACCACCGCCCGGCGCAGGACGGCGCCTTCATCAACCCGGGGGAGGCCAACCAGAACATGCGGGTGAACGCGCAGGGCGGGCCCCtggtggaggacgaggacgacatGGAGCGAGACTGGCTGGACTGGCTGTACACGGCGGCGCGCCTCGGCGTTCTGCTCATGATCGTGTACTTCAACTCCAACCTGAGCCGCTTACTGCTGGTGATGAGCACCCTCCTCCTCATGTACCT acacacTGCTGGCTGGTTTCCCTTCAGGAGGCAAGCGCAGGCCCAAGGTCCAAACCACCTGCAGCCGCCTGAGGCTGTCCAGCGGAACAGACTCCCAAACCAGGACCCG GCTGACGATGTCGCCGACCGACCGAGGGAGGAAGCTGGGTCCGAAGCTTCCGAGGGCCCGGGGCCGATGGAGGCCGTGTTGGTGCCTCCTCACAGGGTGTCGGCCATGTGGACGGCCTGGGTCTTCTTCAAGAcgttcttctcctccctcatcCCGGAGGTTCCTCAGGGCATGGCCAACTAG